tcCAGTagaaactttttattttattttatcacatgcactgaaaacacacactcacactattAATGACAAAAAGCGCAATACAAGtacacttacactatatgtaaaaaagtatatggacaaaagtattgggacacacccctTAATCATTGAATCCAGGTGTTTAATTCATTCCCATTAGTGAGCACAGGTGTAAAAATCCagcctctagccctgcagtctgtctttcctccacacatcagtgagataacgggaggttctgaagagctcactgaactccagcgtggttctgtatgtaataggagacaccgctgcaccaacaacaacaagtcagctggtgaaatctcctccctcctagatcttcctccatcagctgtgagtggtgttattattgaacagtggaagagtttaggaggaacagctcacagagagcagctcagccaccgagtgtctgtcagaccacgtaaagttacagagcggggtcagggccgagtgctgagctcagagcagagtgcagaaaaacctccaactgactcaataactgcagcagagctccagacctgctgctgctggtagagcttagagtaaAGGGGGACCGGgtccatattaataataatgcctatgggtttagaatggggggtcgtaaaagctcctgtaggtggaatagTGTAGAGATGGAAGgtttgaataaaagaagaaccGGGCCTCGGGATGAGACAGCTGTAGACGCAGGCTGTCTGATATGGGTGAATGTGAAGGGAAGCATGCCTGAGGGCCTGTAGGACCAACTGCAGAGTCAACAGTGTGTACCATGGTAGGGACATGCTTCTACCACAGCAGCCCAAAGCAGGTTCGTATCTAAGCAGGGCTATATGAGCATGACATCATCTGAAAGGCCCTTTTTGATTGGACTGAAGCTGAACTAGAATGACCACAAGTCCAGATAAGGAAGCTATATCAACAACAGGCAGAATCTGCTTTGGGGAACACTGTCTGTCTCAGGCTAGCACATTATGTATTAGTGCCTAAACCTACTAATTTGGTGGTATACAAttatttacatgtacatttgtggcatttagctgacacgcttatccagagtgactcacaaggttactcatattacagagctggaccaatgcagtgttaggagtcttgcccaaggacttgcccattggtgtagcacagcacccaCAGttacccagaccgggaatcgaactgGTGTAATAGCCCACTGgctggtagtggtgttatctgttgggccacaccaaccacaatatCTATACATTTCTATATGGTTTAGACTAAAAACATCCCacagtaggtgtcccaatacttttgtccacatagtttaCCAGTAAATGTAGTTAGCGTAAGCTGCTGATTCACACTCTACAATTGTATATAAGAGACGTCTGCAGTAGAACGAGTCACGGGTCGAATTCTAGGAGCATATTCGTTCTCTGCTTGGTCGTTTCTCCAGGTTTCTAAATTGGAAAACCTTTTAATGCTGATCTCATGAGCTTATATTGGAGGACATTGGAGAACACTTCTGCACCAACTTCTAGAAGAGGCTTGAAAGTAGTCTGAAAAAAGCCCTGAGATGCttgatctttctctttcttaagCTGCTGGATCTCCAGGCCCATCAGCTCAGCCTTCTCCTTGTAGTTCTTCTCTATGAGATCTTTCTGTTCAAACAGTTTTCTCTCCATAGCTTTGTCCAGCTCCTCCACCTGCAGACGCTTCTCCTCCTCAATCTTCCTCTCCATCTGCTGCAGTTGCTCCTCATGGCGCACTTTCTCCACCTGCATCGCTCGTTCGGTCTCCACCTTCTTCTCCTCAGCTGCTTTTTTCTGCTGCTCTATCAGAGctgccttttctctctcctctgtccaGTGCCAGAGTATGTGAAGAAAGaggtggagaggtggagagagggagaggtggagagaggaagagatggagagatggagagatggagaggtggagagaggaagagatagagagaaggagagatggagagatggagaagtggagaggtggagagaggaagagatagagagaaggagagatagagagaaggagagatggagaggtggagaggtggagaggtggagagagggagagagggagaggcggagagaggaagagatggagagatggagaggtggagagagggagaggtggagagaggaagagatggagagatggagagaaggagagatggagagatggagaggtggagagatggagagatggagaggtggagaggtggagagaggaagagatggagaggtggagagagggagaggtggagagaggaagagatggagagatggagaggtggagaggtggagaggtggagagaggaagagatggagaggtggagagaggaagagatggagagaaggagaggtggagagaaggagaggtggagagaggaagagatggagagaaggagaggtggagagagggagaggtggagagaggaagagatggagagaaggagaggtggagaggtggagaggtggagagaggaagagatggagaggtgcagaggtggagagaggaagagatggagagaaggagagaaggagaggtggagagatggagagatggagagatggagagaaggagagatggagaggtggagagagggagagatggagaggtggagagaaggagaggtggagaggtggagaggtggagagagggagaggtggagagatggagaggtggagagaaggAGGATGTGAAAGTAAGATTACTCTGTCAGTCTACAGTGCTGTACGTACTGAATCAGTGAAGTATAAGCAGTAAATAGACCTGTGGTCATTACTGTGAGGGTCCCGGATGACCACACTGGGGATAAGCAGAGTATCTGAAATGCTGCCTTCATCTCTTTCTAAGGGTTTTCCTTATATAACCGCTTCAGGTAGTCCAGCGGTGCCCAAGcctatatatatgtgtttggGAACCACTGGGCTAATGTGTATATaataatgtgtatgtatgtgtatatatatatatatatatactaaaaatATTTATCCCCATATTCTGTTAAGATGTGCGATGTCACTCTGCAACACTGTgttgaagtgtgtgtatatatattataaccactaatatgtgtatataataatgtgtatatacacacatatatacacatatacgcacatttatatatatgtatgtatgtgtatatatatatatgtgtgtgtgtgtatgtgtgtatgtatgtatgtaagtatatatatatacacatgtgtTGCGAACCACTATTATGTGCATAGaataatgtgtatatgtacacacacacatatacatacatgttCAACTCCAACACTGTGTGTAATCCCTCAAATCCACTCATTTACAGAAGAGAACACACTGCACCTGGCTGTTGTGGTTCTGGAACATTCAGGAGAAGTGACCTCAATGGGTTCAGGTGTGTTTCACAGGTGACTTTTAGATCTCAGACTCAGACATGATCTACCAGACCAGCAAATGTCTCCATCATATGTCCCCACAGTAATATAGTCAGATATTGTTCTCAGAAGGTCTGATAATATCACTGTTGTCTTACCCTTAATCTTTTTCTCGTTTTCGGTTATTTTTTTGTCGGCCTGGAGAATGCCGTTCGCCTCCACACTTCTTTTCTGCAGAAACGCCTCCAGCACATCTTCAGCCTGCACAGAAtagagcagcacacacacacacacacacacacacacacacacacacacacacacacacacacacacactgagacatGCAGTAATGAAGATCTGCAGTTCCAGGAGGCTGGAGGTCAAGGAGGCCTTCTGTTCAGCTGATCTCTTACCCTGACCCCCTTGTTGGGCTCTAAGTGGTACTGGGAGACGATGCTGTCTCTGTGTGAGCAGTAGAGTTCATATCCTCCAGGTGTTGCATACTGCCCCTTCTGCAGACGCTCATTCATGTCCTTGGACAGGTCAGACAGCAGCTCCCAGCACTTGTTCTCTGACCTCTCCATGTTCTGATCAACAAGCTCTAAATAAAGTTTGTTTACTGCCTcctaaaatacagaaaacacacacacacatttaatgaGGGCTGGAGATTCAAATTCAgagatatactatatggacaaaagtattgggacacctgctcatttattttttcttaaattaAGGAAAGTAAAAAGAGTTGACCCTGTttttgtcggagtaactgtctccactgtccagggaagaaggctttctactagattttgtggAGGAGAATTggtgtgtggatttgattgcattcagcaacaagagtgttagtgaggtcaggatgttggatgattgatcaccaccccacctcatcatccccaactcatctcaaaagtactggatggagttccagcatccatcaatccagtgaacacagttcttccactgctccacagctcctcaatgctggggggctttatacccctctactaccccacgcctggcattattaggcagaatggtgcagataggttcatatttagtcctattctattggcagtacttctctacaggctgtgtgtgtgcatttgcacatctgtgtctcagcaatgggtgtgactttaatgtagttgaatgtattcattagaaggggtgtccacaagtatttggacatattgtgtaaatctttgtgtgtgtgtgtgtgtgtgtaaaactcaCTGTGAGTGTTTTGAGGTACTCTCCATGCTGGTCATTGAAAGAGCGCTTCATAAACTCATCGGTGGCCATTTTGCTCCACCTCTGGTGTTCAGCAGAAATCACATCCACACGGACAGGAAATGAGCTGCTCACCTGCAGGACAACGTCAGCAGCTCATTTCACCTGTTTAGTaaatccagtgtgtgtgtgtgtgtgtgtgtgtgcaggtaggTGTTACCTGTTCCATCCCACTTTGGTACACCTTGACCCCCTCCTGTACAGCTGCCTGGTTCTCTATCTTTGCCATGGCAACCACAGCATTCTCCAGACAGGGCATGTTCCCGCTAGAAATGGTCTCCACATACACCCTCACTAGATGACCAAacactgagaacacacacacacacacacacacacacacacagatcagatcagactgatTTGAGTGAAGGAACAGGTTGAAGGTGACGTGTGGTGAAGCACTCACTCCTCCCAGTGACTTGGTGTCCTCCTTTAAGTGTTTTCACTTGGCTGTTAGTAAAGACGTATTTACAGAAATGCTGGGTGGCCTCCAGAAAGCCCGGATAAAGGTCACCCTCGTCCAGGCTCTCCAGACGAGACATGTTGTCTTGGGAGGCCGGAAACGGGAACACAAAGCACTTCCGCGTCGGGAAGTAGTTCCGAATACACTGCCGTGGAAGATTGTACTCGCTTACCTTCCGGCCTTGACCTGCAAGAAAGAAAGAGTTTAACGTGATGAAAGGAATGAACTCTGACCTCTCAGCTTTTCTTCATGGGGGAAAAGCAGACCCGCCTCCCCTCCCACCTCCATGTGGATCTCAGTATCATCACCAGTGACATCATCAGTACCTTTCTTTAGCTGAAGGGCGAAATCCAGGTACCCGTCCTCAGTGACCTGCCCCTGTTGCTCTGTCTCCAGCTTCAGAATGAAGTCTCGCACCGTCCAGATGAAGTTTGGGAAGAACTGCACAAACTGAgagtcttcctcctcctcctcctcctccccctgtCCTGCTGCTGAGGGTGACTTCACCTTAATGTGCTCTGCGAGCTCAGTGACAAAACTGCAGGATTATAAGGACAATAACacataataatggtaataaaaggtgtgtataggtgtgtagTGGTCTGTAAAGGTTTGTAtaggtgtgtagtggtgtgtataGGTTTGTATaggtgtgtagtagtgtgtatagGTTTGTAtaggtgtgtagtggtgtgtaaaggtttgtataggtgtgtagtggtgtgtataGGTTTGTATaggtgtgtagtagtgtgtatagGTTTGTAtaggtgtgtagtggtgtgtacaGGTTTGTAtaggtgtgtagtggtgtgtataggtgtgtagTGGTCTGTAAAGGTTTGTAtaggtgtgtagtggtgtgtataGGTTTGTAtaggtgtgtagtggtgtgtaaaggtttgtataggtgtgtagtggtgtgtaaaGGTTTGTATAGGTGTGTAGTGGTCTGTAAAGGTTTGTAtaggtgtgtagtggtgtgtataggtgtgtagTGGTCTGTAAAGGTTTGTAtaggtgtgtagtggtgtgtataGGTTTGTATAGGTGTGTAGTGGTGTAtaggtgtgtaggtgtgtacaGGTATGttggtgtgtacaggtgtgtaggGGTCTGTATAGGTGTGTAGgggtgtacaggtgtgtaggGGTCTGTATAGGTGAGTAgtggtgtgtacaggtgtataggggtgtgtaggtgtgtacaggtgtgtaggGGTTTAtaggtgtgtagtggtgtgtacaggtgtgtgggGGTGAGTAATTGTGTACaagtgtgtagtggtgtgtagtgtTGTACAGGTGTGTAGGGGTCTGTATAGGTGTGTagatgtgtacaggtgtgtgggGGTCTGTATAGGTgtgtaggtgtacaggtgtgtaggGGTCTGAataggtgtacaggtgtgtacaggtgtgtagtggtgtgtagtggtgtgtaggtgtgtagtggtgtgtacaggtgtgtagtggtgtgtacaggtgtgtagtggtgtgtagaggtgtgtaggtgtgtagtggtgtgtaggtgtgtacaggagtgtagtggtgtgtaggtgtgtagtggtgtgtagtggtgtgtacaggtgtgtaatggtgtgtaggtgtgtagtggtgtgtaggtgtgtagtggtgtgtaggtgtgtgtacaggtgtgtagtggtgtgtaggtgtgtagtggtgtgtaggtgtgtacatgagtgtagtggtgtgtaggtgtgtagtggtgtgtacaggtgtgtaatggtgtgtaggtgtgtagtggtgtgtaggtgtgtagtggtgtgtaggtgtgtacaggtgtgtagtggtgtgtacaggtgtgtagtggtgtgtagtggtgtgtaggtgtgtacaggtgtgtagtggtgtgtaggtgtgtagtggtgtgtagaggtgtgtaggtgtgtagtggtgtgtagtggtgtgtaggtgtgtacaggtgtgtagtggtgtgtaggtgtgtacaggtgtgtacaggtgtgtacaggtgtgtagtcgtgtgtaggtgtgtagtcgt
The genomic region above belongs to Salminus brasiliensis chromosome 8, fSalBra1.hap2, whole genome shotgun sequence and contains:
- the LOC140560513 gene encoding guanylate-binding protein 1-like, whose translation is MDGDLMPEPICLVENVNGSLQVNDDATQYLDGISRPVVVVSVVGLYRTGKSYLMNCLAGKQTGFALGSTIESKTKGIWMWCVPHPSKPGHTLVLLDTEGLGDVDKGDSKNDAWIFCLAVLLSSTLVYNSRGTIDNTALEKLHFVTELAEHIKVKSPSAAGQGEEEEEEEDSQFVQFFPNFIWTVRDFILKLETEQQGQVTEDGYLDFALQLKKGQGRKVSEYNLPRQCIRNYFPTRKCFVFPFPASQDNMSRLESLDEGDLYPGFLEATQHFCKYVFTNSQVKTLKGGHQVTGRMFGHLVRVYVETISSGNMPCLENAVVAMAKIENQAAVQEGVKVYQSGMEQVSSSFPVRVDVISAEHQRWSKMATDEFMKRSFNDQHGEYLKTLTEAVNKLYLELVDQNMERSENKCWELLSDLSKDMNERLQKGQYATPGGYELYCSHRDSIVSQYHLEPNKGVRAEDVLEAFLQKRSVEANGILQADKKITENEKKIKEEREKAALIEQQKKAAEEKKVETERAMQVEKVRHEEQLQQMERKIEEEKRLQVEELDKAMERKLFEQKDLIEKNYKEKAELMGLEIQQLKKEKDQASQGFFQTTFKPLLEVGAEVFSNVLQYKLMRSALKGFPI